Genomic DNA from Melospiza georgiana isolate bMelGeo1 chromosome 3, bMelGeo1.pri, whole genome shotgun sequence:
gctgCAGAAGCACAGAGTGCTGGGCTTGCTTTCCAAACCAGGAAACCCTATACTTGCACAGAGCCCTCTCCCAAATCCCATTCCCATGCTTTTAGCTCCTGGTTTGGTTGCAAGCAGCTTTGGGATTACTCATATCCTGTGGTGTCTCAGAGATTGGTAAACTCTTGGGTACAGAGTGAAATGGatcctctccttttccctctctgtgctttgtccagagctgttttatttcagaggagctggtgcccaggagctgcacacTGGGAATGCCTGGGTGGGGGCAGTTTGGGGTGGATGGAAGTGTGGATctcccacagggctgggcatgtggagcactgcagggctgtaGGTGAGAGGGGTTCCTGTGCACTCAGCAGGAAtctggggctgtgcagcagctgaagccTTTGTGGTTGAGGCTGCATTCCCAAGCGATGTCGTGAGGCAAGGAGACCGGGATTTTGGATTGTTTCAAGATGTaggcagcctggcctggcaggcagggcagggattgctgcctgctctcctcagcttgcacggctgctctgcagcacccaggTGGTGCTggggtgtgcccaggtgagccaTGGAGCTGGCACTGAGGCATTAAAGCAGTGAATTATAGTTAGCACTTCACAGAGTTGCTCAGAAGTCTGTCCTGGATATGGCTTAGTTGATTTTGTTTGTCACCCTGAAAGGCTCTGCATGTGCTCAGGCTGGAGTCCAGCAATGGCCGAGTCCTGGTTGCAGCCCCAAATTTCTccccacagagaaaagcaaggcacaattcttcccaagaatatttctgggtttcacattctctgaacctcagagaaagaaaacacagttcttatcatttgctgtgcctgtgtttgtgcaaaaggaaaatgcaaCATGGAgtttgtttacccaaagtgatggtgttttgtttccttggcctgtcaggaccaggtgtgtgtgtgtgtcaggactgttgGGTGACAGTCACGAGTTGTGTGCAGAGTTTAGTGCTTGGCAGGTTCAGTTTTAGATGTACAGAATAATAtggtataataaagtaattaattagccttctaatGGGGAGTTCTCCTCATCATTCTCTCTCCCCTCATCGGGAGTGCCTGCAAATTCAATACCTGGGGACACCCCAAGAcaaaaaagtgaattttgaTACACTTGTTAGAAACTAGGACTGGTAATGCAAGTGTATCAGTGTCACtgtttttcctgggaagctgctaTTTGCCTCcctaaaaaaattgaattagtTTTGAGCGGAGGGTACTGCAGCCTGAAGGATGCTGTGTTCCTGCACTCACATCTTTGCCAGAAGGATGAGCTCACAGCCAGGATGAGATCTGAGCTCCTCTCTCCATCCTTGTGCATCCCACTAGTCcatgtcccctccctgcagatGATTTGCTTTGTGGTGTGTGGGGATGACACCCTGAGGACCTGTAGGTACCAATTGAACCTCCCTGCACAATTCACTTAACCTTTATCTGTTACCTCAACAGGAGGGTTTTGCATTTCAATTGAGTAGCACACCACTGGGTGTTTTCAGGTGTGCTGCATTTCAAACATGTTTATCTAATCTGGCTGAAGCTTTCCTGAAAAGCTTTCTGTGGGCACAGTTGAGGCAGTTTTAGTCCAGACACATGTGTGGAgggtttctttttctcccaGCCAGGGGTGGCTGGTGTCACATGCATGTGCAGAGGGCGGATGTTTGCCAGCACACCCATTTGGGGCTGCTCCATGCTGgtgtgggctctgcaggaccATGGCTGGCCCAGCTGTGTTGCTGGGGGAGAGAGAGCTCTGCACTGCCTCTGTCCTGCTAAGGCTGATGTGGCATTGCTGGATCATTTTTGAGGTGACTCTCGCTAAGGGAAGCATTTTGCTTtgttcagcagctcccagcaatGTGTCCCAGCCCAGATGAGCTCATGaaaccacagcaggagctgctgggaaggtgTCCAGTGTGAGCTGGGCTTGcctctgctctctcctctgGGGTAGCCTCCAGTGGCTGAGCCACACATGGCCATGGCTCTGCCAcacaggggagctgggaggtcctgcagctgctgagtgGAACAAACAAATTTTCTTTACTCAGCACCGGTGGAGATTGTTGGCTTTGTACAGGTTTTACCCAAACTGTGGCATAATGGCATCCCACACAGCAACCCTCTCCTTGGACAGCTTCCTTGAGCCCAGGAGATGGAGGGGCATGCATGgaccctgctggctgcagcctttccctgggccagggctgtgcagctcttcCAGGCAGTTCCACCTCCCAGCACTGGGCCCTGGTGCTCTGGATTGAAGTACTGTGAAAAGCTGTGGCCACCTCTGGGCTTCTGATTGTCCTCCAGCCCAAAACTCAAGTAGGATTCCTCTGGAGCACATCTAGCTGCTCCTGGTCTCTCCTTGCAGCCCAAATGTGACACATGGTTGGGACAATGGTTTCCAGCATGTGTAGCCAGTTCACCAGTGGCACCTTGGATGCTGTTGTCAGACAAAACACAGGTTGGTGGTTCTTGCTGCACTTTAACATTTATTGATCCCATTTTGCCTTGACACCTGTGCTCATGAGCTGTTCATCACCAGCATCTTGCTTGAGCTGAAATGGTTGTGTCCATTTCCCCAGCATGGAAATCAACATCATGAATAATTCCTCCTGTTTCACCAGAGAGCTGCATCCCAGTGTTTCCTGACACCTGGTAAAATCCCTGCTTCCCATGTGGGACTTGTGCCAGGCCACCATCATGTCCTCTGTCCACAGAGCCATGTCCTCCTCCCTGGCCATGGGGCAGCTGAAGCTCTCAGTGATCAGAGCTGAGTGAAGTTCACTTGTGCTGTCAGAGATGGGctgaaagcagctctgctgctctttggtATTACATTGGTAATGCTGGGGATTTAATGCTAGAAATGCatgtaatttaaaatagaaCATCTTGATACCCTAATGGTCTGCACCTTCAGAGAGAGATGTCTCATCACAAACTCCAGCACTGGCATGATGAGTGGGCTGACACTCCAAGGGCAGAACAAATCCATCTCCTGCATGAGCTTTGTGTCCCCTGCCACTTCACATGTGCTTTGTCCCATACAGGTGTGGTTTGATGGAAATATGCCTGAGGCATGTCTGGGGAAAATAACAGACCTGGATCCTGTAGGTTCAAACCTGAGTGGATTTGAGTGCTCTGTTCCCCTTTCCTGCTGcccctttggcccagcagcagtTGTGGTGTGAGCTCAGCTCCTGATGTGCTGGAGCTTTTGGGCTGTGGAGCACATGGCTGTGTTTGAGTGAGGCTGGGTGCCTTGCTGAGTGCTCTGGTTGGGACAGATCCGATGTGACACATGTTCATGCACGTTGTATCACCTTGGGGCGTGTGTTCATCTCTGGTTCATGAGCCAGCTGTCACAGACTGGTGGATGGTTCCTGCCCTTAGGGGAGTGCATGGCAGCTGCCCATGGAGACTTCACTGGATGTCCTGACCCTTGGAGCACAGCATGGTGATGGGACTTGGCTCAGTGTGAGACCCAGGGAAACAGGACCATCAACAGGTTCCAGAGAAATGCATGGAGCtggctgttctgctgcagaagTCAGGACAGCCAAATTCAGAGTTCACAGCTCTGGGATCAGAGGAAATTCAGTTGGGAATTCAGTGACAGAAGAGTCACTGCAAaatgcagcccctgctgctggctgatgTGTTTGGGACAGGTGTGCAGCCCTGTTTGAGTGCCTGTGTCAgtgccttgctgctgctgctgtgagtggGGGAGCACAGaccagccctgtgtgcctgACACCAGGGTGCCCATGAGCAGCATTGCCTTGGCCCCTGTGTTGTGTAGCAGGCTCCAAAGGCTTTCCAGCATGGGAAAGGCCCTTGTGGCTTCCTGGAATTTGATGGTCTTCAAAACATCTCTTTTGTCAAAGGATTCCTTATCCCTAGCTCTGTCTGACTCAGATGTGTTGTCAAATCATATCCCTTCACCCGGCTTTTATACAGATGCTGGGTGGGAGGATGTGGCTGAGTGTCCAAAGAGGAGCTGCCTTTCAGCTGGACTTTGATACTGTTCATGTAACTTACCCAGGCAACCACTCTGTGAAGCTGTTTCTCCTGCACTGGTGGGAGCCCACTGTTTTGACCCTGCTCTTGTTTGTCTCCATTCTAAGAAGCTCCAGATCTGCCTGGCTTGGCCCCTTTCCCTTCAGAgcatggtgctgctggcagagtcCAAGAGCCATCCTCATGTGCTGAATTGCCTTTTGTTTGCTTCCCTGGCTTTTCCAGCTGGTAACCAGAGCAGAGcgcctgcagggctggctgggggcagccagATCTGGCAATGTGTGCGAGGTTCCTCAGCAGCCATGCCAGGCATTGCCCAGGGAAGCACCCTGGATGGGCATTAGTGTGTCaaggggggctctggggggttCCCATCTCTGTAGAGAGatgcctgcagcccctcaggccCCTACCAGACCCCAGGACAGCTGTTGCAGTTTGTTGTTTCCCCTTCTGCTTGCGAGTGGGCTGAGTCACCGGAACAAGTTTgtggtgtccctgttgcatcCTCTTGTGCTGtgttccagcagctgctgtgtttatTCACGTAAATAATCCTCGTTCCACACCAGTGTTTCTCTGGGTGATTGCTGGGGCTGTGGAGGTGAGTCAGAGACACAGTCCCGAGGAGAGGGACTTTGAGGAAAACCTAGAAACAGTCTGTGTATGTTTCTGATCAGGGACAATCGTGGTGCAAGGCTGGAACTTAGGACACATCCCAAAAAACTGGACAAGAAGCACTCAAAGAACCATTGCAAGTGTCCAGGAAGCTGCTTGCTCTCCAGGGCTTCCTAACTCATACACTGCAAGACATCTTTCTGTTCAGGCTGGAAGTGTGACACTCAGTAGTGGGTTGTGGGAGCTCCCTCTTAatgcccctgtccccagggagcagagggctctCCTTGGCTGTGGCAAGCTCAGGCAGCCCTGTTCCAGTGATTGCTGCAGACAGGCttaaagcagctgtgctggcatcCAAGCACAGATCTGTTCAAACTCTGAATGAGTTTTGACAGATGTGCTTTGAGCTCTGTTTCTCCTAACATGGCTCTGACTGTCTGGAGACCCTTGAGAGTGACACATGCTTACCTGATCCactcttctccttccctggctctgagcaTGCCCTCCCTTTTCTGTCCTGCAGCCGTGGGCGCCCAGGCGAGCATCCTGTTCACCAAAGAGCCGTACTCGCAGGACGCCCTGCACGGCCGCAGCGCCATCCTCCGCTGCGAGGTCAAGGAGCCGGCCGACGTGGAGTTCCAGTGGCTGCAGGATGGAGTTCCCGTCCAGGACACGGAGCAGCGCTTCAAGGAGGGCAGCAACCTCCAGTTTGCCGCCGTGGATCGGCACCGGGACGCCGGGCTCTTCCAGTGCCTGGCGAGGAACGTGCTCACCGGGGAGGAGGCGCGCACGGCCAACGCCTCCTTCAACATCAAGTGTGAGTGTGGGGCTGCCTGCAAGGCACGGGGAAGAGCATTCTCTTGGGAGGGCCAGAGGCTGGAAATAGTTTTTCCAGGCTGTCTGCTAATGCTTGTGTGGGTCAGATGGGGATCGGACAGCTTGGGCTGCTCATGGAGGattcctctccagctgccatGTCCATCCTGCCCTGTAGTCCTCTTGTGTCTTCTGGTGTCCCTGAGGCTGTCAGAGATGCTTTCTCCTGTCCCCTTTCCTGTTTGTGCTTATGAAACTGGGACATTACTGCAGCAAGTGTGTCCTGGGCACTGCAGATCCTTTCAGAACTCACCTTAACCCTCAAAGAACAGCTACGTAGGGCAAAGTGAGATCTCTGCAGTGTGGGTGTCTCTCTGCTCCACGCTGGCTTGAGGGCATGTGTATCTCTAAGCATGCTTGTGCCCTTGCTGCCTCCTCTGGTTATCGGTGAGTCACCAATAACCAGCACCTGGGCTCTGTAGGCTTGGAGAGCCAGCTGTGTTGGTGTTCTTTGATCCCACAGGGATTGAGACAGGCGGTGTGGTTCTGAAGCAGCCGGCCAGCGTAGCCGAGATCCAGCCCTCCTCCACAGTGGTGCTGCGGTGTCACATCGATGGCCACCCACGGTAAGGGTTGCCTCCTGAGGAGTGGACCCTGCCAGGGGCCCCTGCACCTTGGCTGTGTggtctctctctttctctctctctatccccctcccttttccccgccaccttttttctttctgctcctcCCCCACGTCCCCTCCTCTCTCCCGCAAGAATTCAGTAGAGTCAGGGAAGGCCAAAGGCAGGATTGGGCCTGTGCCGAGCGCCGCGGGAGAAGGCAAACGGCTTCCCCTGAGCCGCCTAGCGAGGAGCACAGTAAGgatgggctggcacagcccagctgctgagctgcttggtGTGCTGCAGTCACTCTCCGTCGCTTCCCAGTCGTGTCCCGTCCACCTTGGCTGCATGTCTCATGGCTTCGTGTGTGTGTCGGCGGCGGGACGGAGAGCCAGGGCACTGGGCCATCTCTGGGCTGTCTCCTCCGCACACCCGCTCCCGGGGCAGCCCTGATGGCGCCGTGCCCCTGCTCACCCGCTCTCCCCTGTCTTGCAGCCCCTCGTGGCAGTGGTTCCGGGACGGTGTCCCCCTCCCGGAGAGCCACAGCTCCTACTCTGTGAGCAGCAAGGAGCGGACGCTGACCCTGCCGAGCGCCAGCCCCGATGACAACGGGCTCTACTACTGCTGCGCCCGCAGCGCCGTCGGCTCCGTCTGCAGCCACGACAACTTCACGCTCAATGTCATCGGTGAGTTGTGTCCCCGCTGTCAcactgccctgcccacagcctgctctgctgcaggggaaCCTCAGCCTAGCGTGGCTTTGCTCTGGGCAGAGACAGACCCAACAAATCCTGGccaggtgtcacagacatgttttatgaaaaatcctttccttagtattttttctcctgagaagcctcaggaacaaaatgtgaacaacCATCCTCTGCTGGTGTAGagtgcaacaggtggatctgtgattggtgtcatgtaattgtttttaattaatggccaatcacagtccagctctccagactgtctcagtcagtcacaagcctttgttatcattctttttctattcttagctagccttctgataaaatcctttcttctattcttttagtatagttttaatataatatatataaaataataaatcaagccttctgaaacataaagtcaacattcttgtctcttccctcatcctaaaacccctgtgaacaccaccgcagccaggctggagcccagccctgtctgtgtgtgttaaTTCATCCCTGTGTCTTTCTGGAGCAGATTTATGCTGTCTTCTTTTGTAATGGAGCACCCTAGAGGCTGTAGGTGCTTCTGGTTTTGCTAGTGTCATTGCCATGTGGGTAAATGCCCTGTTGGCCTTTGGAGGAAAGCCCTAAGGAGGGCAGGAATTGCCGACATTAGAGGAGTATTTGGAACTGGACAGGGGAATTTTGCTGTCCAGTGTCAGCTTTGATCTGTTCACTACGAACCAGGGTGCTCAGGGCCATGCTGGAAACAGAAGGGGTTTTCCCTTtctgagcagctcccacagcaatCCTGGGCCCTGAGTCCCTaactccagctgtgctggcacgTTTGCCTCCTTTGGCCATGCAGGGCGCACCCAGCTCTTCTTTGAGCTTTTCCAGAGCACTGGTGTGGGGACACCAGAggcccctctgtccccctcaCCCTCCTGTGGTCTGTGCCTTTGCAGATGAGAGCTTTCCTCAGGCACTGATCGTCCCTCAGGACCTCATCGTGACCAAGAACGAAGAGGCCATGTTCGACTGCCAGTTTGCAGCCGTGCCCCCTCCCACGCAGGAGTGGCTCTTTGAAGACAACCCTGTCACCAACAGATCCAAGTAACAGGGACCccagtgctgtgggcagggctgggaagagaGGGGCACTATGTTCCAGAAGGGAGAGGTCAAACCCTGCCTGTACAGGAGGGCAAGCATGCAACATCAGAGTTGTCATGGGGATTGGGTTTAGCAGGGGCTTGGTCCTTGTGCATGGCATTTACCTGAACAGGACTCAGGGAGCAGTTTGTCCTCACACAAATCTGTGAGGCTGTCACTTCTAGATGCCCATGCATGATGGCCCCACAGTGAGGGATGTCTCTCAGCCCCAGATGTGGTGATTCTATGGAGCCAGGGAAGCTCAAGCTCCAGACACCCACTTGGGGCAGTTCACAGTCAGGGGTGTGTCCCAGTACTAGATGCCAACACGTGGTGATCCCCAGACTTGGGAACACCTCCCAGCCCCCAGCATCTGCACAGCAATCACTGGGCCCATGGCTCTCTGCCCTTCCACATCCATGTGCATGGTGATCCCCAGAGCCAGGAGTGTTTCTAAGCCCCAGGCAGCCTAAGCATGGGgcagcctgcagtgcagggcagTGATCCTGGAACTGGGATGTCTCTTCCAGACTCTGGAAAGCAAGCAGTGCCATCTGGGTGCTGGCAGCCCCCGGGCGCCACCTTGTGTCCCCTGCCccctcctggctctgtgtgctcccagagctggctcCTGCTTGCTGATGCATTTTTTGGTGGGAGCCAGCTCTTCACCAAGAAAAAAACTTCTGTGAGCTCATTTCCTCCATGAAGAACTTATCCCAACCAGCTTGTTTGCATGTGGTTGGAAGCTTTGCCGTGGCCCCTCCTGTTTTCACGGGCTCATGCAGGACAGCCCAGCTCTGTAGCTGTGGCCCATGTCCTGCAGAGATGCCCACTGAGCCCTTGCTCTCCCCACGTGCCCAGGACCACCGTGTTTGCCAATGGCTCCCTGCTGATCACCCAGGTGAGGGCTCGCAGCACCGGTGTCTACAAGTGCGTTGGCCACGGGCAGAGGGGGAAAACTCTGGTGCTGAAGGCAACTCTGCGGCTGGCAGGTGAGGTCTGGGGCTGGTgacagggtgggcagcaggtcCCCAGAGTTCCAGTGtcaccctggagctgtgtggcAATATAGCAGCGGGTCAGTACATGCAATGGTTCGTCCTTGCTGTCTGGATGAGGGGAGCAAACAGTTTGTGTGCTCTCACCTTTAAATGGTGCCTCCCCTGTGAATGATGGTGTTGGTGGGCTGGCTGCATTTTCTTGTTGGTGGGTTGGCTACATCTTCTTGCCCTCTTTGAGCCCTGTGGTCTCTTGTTCCTCTCAGAGATTGAAGACATGGCGCCCTTCTCCCCGAAGGTGTTGACAGCAAACCAGGGGCACCGCGTGTCCTGCACTGCCCCACAGGGCATACCCACACCCCAGATCTGGTGGGAGAGAAACCAGGAACGAGTTCCCACTGCTGGCAGGGTGTACcaagaggcagagcagctcattTTCACCAGTATCACCGAGATGGATGCAGGGATCTACACGTGCCATGCTGCCAACAAGGCTGGAGAGAAGAAACAGGAGCTGAGCATCACTGTGGCTAGTAGGAAACTTTCTGAAGAGGGTGGGAGCAGAAGAGGGGTTGGGTGGGGGGTTAGGATGAGCTGGGCAGCGTGGCTCATTACCTCGCTGACCCAGAAAGGCACCTCTCGTGGCTGAGCTGCGGGTTGCACACTGCCTATGTGTTTGCACTGCTGCTGGCCAGAGGGTAGTGAGTGGCTCTGTGTAACCCCTTGCCTTCGTGCCCAGCTGTACCCAAATGGGTGGAGATGCCCAAGGACAGCCAGCTGGAGGAGAGCAAGCCAGGATACCTGCACTGCCTCAGCAAGGCCTCCCTGAAGCCCACTGTCACCTGGTACCGCAACGGCGTCTCCATTTCTGAGGTGAGGCCACAAGGCGAGCACTTGCCCCTTGTGGGCACTCACTCCTGCTGggcacctgctctgctgctgctgtttctcacCTTGTTCCTAGGCCCAGCTTCCCTGTCACCCCCACTTTGGCCTTATTCCTGGCACTAGCTCCATCCTCCTGATGTGTGGGTGCGCAGTCAGCCCTGTGCTTTTGGGGCAGGGCTAAGAAAAAGGTCCCCGCAGCTTGTCTCAGTTCTCCGTGTGGGTCTCAGCAGTGTTTATCTGAAGCACGGTGTGGCACGTGGcgtgccagcagtgccacaaggcagggctgagcctaGGGCTGGTGACAACGTCACTTGTGCCCCGCTCCTTCCCCCGCTCTGGGCAGGACTCGCGGTTCGAGATCTCGGAGAACGGGACGCTGCGCATCAACAACGTGGAGGTGTACGACGGCACCATGTACAAGTGTGTGAGCAGCACCCCGGCGGGCAGCATCGAGGGATACGCACGGGTGCACGTGCTGGGTAGGCTGGCAGCCCCTCACGTCCCTccctggtggctgcaggggtggcacctccagctccgggagcctgaaCATCGCCTCTGTGTGTTGCAGAGAAGCTGAAGTTCACGCCGCCacctcagcccctgcagtgcaTGGAGTTTGATAAGGACGTCACAGTGTCCTGCTCGGCCACGGGCCGGGAGAAACCCACCATCCAGTGGACTAAGACAGGTCAGGGGGATTTGGTTGTGGTGTGCCTGCTTCTCACCCTGAGGCCACGGGAGCTTCACCTTGTCCCACCTCCAGCGTGGGTGAAGCAGCTGTGACCCCCTGTGTCCTGCACAACTGCTGCATCCGTGCTCTCGTGTCCTGCAGATGGGAGCAGCCTGCCATCCCACGTCAGCCACAATGCTGGCATCCTGTCCTTCCACAAGGTGAGCAGGAGCGACTCAGGGAACTACACGTGCATCGCCTCCAACAGGCCGCAGGGCGAGATCCGCGCCACCGTGCAGCTCGTGGTAGCAGGTGAGGGCTCTGTGGCAGGCAGGGGCGTTTCCTGCTGGGCTGCCTTGGCCTGGGGGGCAGAGAAGGCAGAGTCTGGCCTGGTCCTGAGCTGTGTCTCACAGTTTGTCAGGGCTTAGCATGCAGCCTGGGAGGGCACGTGCCACTGTGGCACCGTGCTGGCCGTGCTCCCTGGTGGGAGCTTAGCACCATTCCCAGGAGCTGACAGAGTTCTCTGCCTTCAGTTTACGTCACCTTCAAGCTGGAGCCAGAGCCCACAACGGTGTACCCGGGCCACACAGCCATGTTCCAGTGCCAGGCAGAGGGGGACCCCGTACCGCACATCCAGTGGAAAGGGAAGGACAAGATTTTGGATCCTGGCAAGCTCCTGCCCAGGTACACAGCCTCCATTCCAAACTGACACGTGGCGCAGCGGGATATTCCCAAGtatcccccatccctgcccagtgTGAGGGTGCCAGTGGTGCAGTCCTGGGTTCGTAGCTTGGTGGGCACGTAGTTGACTCCACATGGCAGGACTTGGACTCTGCTGGCCCCAGGGTTTCCCTTTCTGCCACAGCCTGCCAAGCTGTGATTGAGCTGCAGTCATCTGTTCTTAAGTGTTGCACAGCCTGAGATGGAAGCTGATGGCACTGGGGACGtggggctgcaggtgctccAGGCCTGCCTCTGCCCTTTGGTGTTTGCcaagagctctgtgtgtgtgtggttggCAGGATTCAGATCATGCCCAATGGCTCCTTGGTGATTTACGACGTCACCTCTGAGGACTCTGGAAAATACACCTGCATCGCTGGCAACAGCTGcaacatcaagcaccgggaGGCATTCCTCTATGTTGTAGGTAAggagggtgcccagggctgggacatgACCTCCTGGAATCCCTGGCAGTTCTAGGCCCTGCTTCTGGCTGTGGTTGTGCCTGCCAGGCagtcccagcagcatccccactgGAATGCAGTAgagtgtgctgtgggatgtGCCCAGCGTGCTGTGGCTGGGTGAGGAGGTGGCCACAGCAGCGGGTAGGGGACTGGGGGCTTTTCACATCCCTCCAGCACATTCctgagcaggatttgggaaATCTCTCCACATCCCCATGTGCTGGATGCTCTCTGCCCCACAGACAAgccagcagcagaagaggaTGAGGGACCTGCCAGCCACACGCCCTACAAGATGATCCAGACCATTGGGCTCTCAGTGGGGGCAGCTGTTGCCTACATTATCATTGTACTGGGGCTGATGTTCTACTGtaagaagaggaggaaagccAAGAGGCTGAAGAAGCACCCAGAGGGCGAGGAGCCTGAGATGGAGTGTCTGAACGGTGAGGCCGGTACGCCTGAGGGTTGGGGCTTCACCACAGCCCCCTGTTCCTGTGCTGGAGAGCCTGAGGGGCGGGGAGCTCCCAGGGGATGGGAGGACTCCTAACCCATGGTCTCTCACTCTGTGGGTTT
This window encodes:
- the PTK7 gene encoding inactive tyrosine-protein kinase 7 isoform X1; this translates as MAAARGMAAVRALLVLAVGAQASILFTKEPYSQDALHGRSAILRCEVKEPADVEFQWLQDGVPVQDTEQRFKEGSNLQFAAVDRHRDAGLFQCLARNVLTGEEARTANASFNIKWIETGGVVLKQPASVAEIQPSSTVVLRCHIDGHPRPSWQWFRDGVPLPESHSSYSVSSKERTLTLPSASPDDNGLYYCCARSAVGSVCSHDNFTLNVIDESFPQALIVPQDLIVTKNEEAMFDCQFAAVPPPTQEWLFEDNPVTNRSKTTVFANGSLLITQVRARSTGVYKCVGHGQRGKTLVLKATLRLAEIEDMAPFSPKVLTANQGHRVSCTAPQGIPTPQIWWERNQERVPTAGRVYQEAEQLIFTSITEMDAGIYTCHAANKAGEKKQELSITVATVPKWVEMPKDSQLEESKPGYLHCLSKASLKPTVTWYRNGVSISEDSRFEISENGTLRINNVEVYDGTMYKCVSSTPAGSIEGYARVHVLEKLKFTPPPQPLQCMEFDKDVTVSCSATGREKPTIQWTKTDGSSLPSHVSHNAGILSFHKVSRSDSGNYTCIASNRPQGEIRATVQLVVAVYVTFKLEPEPTTVYPGHTAMFQCQAEGDPVPHIQWKGKDKILDPGKLLPRIQIMPNGSLVIYDVTSEDSGKYTCIAGNSCNIKHREAFLYVVDKPAAEEDEGPASHTPYKMIQTIGLSVGAAVAYIIIVLGLMFYCKKRRKAKRLKKHPEGEEPEMECLNGEAGGALLQNGQMTAEIQEEVALTSLGSSSGASKRHSATDKMHFPRSNLQTITTLGRGEFGEVFLAKAKGAEDGEGEALVLVKSLQTRDEQLQLDFRREAEMFGKLNHANVVRLLGLCREAEPHYMVLEYVDLGDLKQFLRISKSKDESLKPQPLTTKHKVSLCTQVALGMEHLSNSRFVHRDLAARNCLVSAQRQVKVSSLSLSKDVYNSEYYHFRQAWIPLRWMPPEAVLEDEFSTKSDVWSFGVLMWEVFTHGEMPYTPLADDEVLAGLQSGKTKLPAPEGCPSRLAKLMQRCWAPSPKDRPSFSELATTLGDSPADSKA
- the PTK7 gene encoding inactive tyrosine-protein kinase 7 isoform X2; the encoded protein is MAAARGMAAVRALLVLAVGAQASILFTKEPYSQDALHGRSAILRCEVKEPADVEFQWLQDGVPVQDTEQRFKEGSNLQFAAVDRHRDAGLFQCLARNVLTGEEARTANASFNIKWIETGGVVLKQPASVAEIQPSSTVVLRCHIDGHPRPSWQWFRDGVPLPESHSSYSVSSKERTLTLPSASPDDNGLYYCCARSAVGSVCSHDNFTLNVIDESFPQALIVPQDLIVTKNEEAMFDCQFAAVPPPTQEWLFEDNPVTNRSKTTVFANGSLLITQVRARSTGVYKCVGHGQRGKTLVLKATLRLAEIEDMAPFSPKVLTANQGHRVSCTAPQGIPTPQIWWERNQERVPTAGRVYQEAEQLIFTSITEMDAGIYTCHAANKAGEKKQELSITVATVPKWVEMPKDSQLEESKPGYLHCLSKASLKPTVTWYRNGVSISEDSRFEISENGTLRINNVEVYDGTMYKCVSSTPAGSIEGYARVHVLEKLKFTPPPQPLQCMEFDKDVTVSCSATGREKPTIQWTKTDGSSLPSHVSHNAGILSFHKVSRSDSGNYTCIASNRPQGEIRATVQLVVAVYVTFKLEPEPTTVYPGHTAMFQCQAEGDPVPHIQWKGKDKILDPGKLLPRIQIMPNGSLVIYDVTSEDSGKYTCIAGNSCNIKHREAFLYVVDKPAAEEDEGPASHTPYKMIQTIGLSVGAAVAYIIIVLGLMFYCKKRRKAKRLKKHPEGEEPEMECLNGGALLQNGQMTAEIQEEVALTSLGSSSGASKRHSATDKMHFPRSNLQTITTLGRGEFGEVFLAKAKGAEDGEGEALVLVKSLQTRDEQLQLDFRREAEMFGKLNHANVVRLLGLCREAEPHYMVLEYVDLGDLKQFLRISKSKDESLKPQPLTTKHKVSLCTQVALGMEHLSNSRFVHRDLAARNCLVSAQRQVKVSSLSLSKDVYNSEYYHFRQAWIPLRWMPPEAVLEDEFSTKSDVWSFGVLMWEVFTHGEMPYTPLADDEVLAGLQSGKTKLPAPEGCPSRLAKLMQRCWAPSPKDRPSFSELATTLGDSPADSKA
- the PTK7 gene encoding inactive tyrosine-protein kinase 7 isoform X3, whose translation is MASCVCRRRDGEPGHWAISGLSPPHTRSRGSPDGAVPLLTRSPLSCSPSWQWFRDGVPLPESHSSYSVSSKERTLTLPSASPDDNGLYYCCARSAVGSVCSHDNFTLNVIDESFPQALIVPQDLIVTKNEEAMFDCQFAAVPPPTQEWLFEDNPVTNRSKTTVFANGSLLITQVRARSTGVYKCVGHGQRGKTLVLKATLRLAEIEDMAPFSPKVLTANQGHRVSCTAPQGIPTPQIWWERNQERVPTAGRVYQEAEQLIFTSITEMDAGIYTCHAANKAGEKKQELSITVATVPKWVEMPKDSQLEESKPGYLHCLSKASLKPTVTWYRNGVSISEDSRFEISENGTLRINNVEVYDGTMYKCVSSTPAGSIEGYARVHVLEKLKFTPPPQPLQCMEFDKDVTVSCSATGREKPTIQWTKTDGSSLPSHVSHNAGILSFHKVSRSDSGNYTCIASNRPQGEIRATVQLVVAVYVTFKLEPEPTTVYPGHTAMFQCQAEGDPVPHIQWKGKDKILDPGKLLPRIQIMPNGSLVIYDVTSEDSGKYTCIAGNSCNIKHREAFLYVVDKPAAEEDEGPASHTPYKMIQTIGLSVGAAVAYIIIVLGLMFYCKKRRKAKRLKKHPEGEEPEMECLNGEAGGALLQNGQMTAEIQEEVALTSLGSSSGASKRHSATDKMHFPRSNLQTITTLGRGEFGEVFLAKAKGAEDGEGEALVLVKSLQTRDEQLQLDFRREAEMFGKLNHANVVRLLGLCREAEPHYMVLEYVDLGDLKQFLRISKSKDESLKPQPLTTKHKVSLCTQVALGMEHLSNSRFVHRDLAARNCLVSAQRQVKVSSLSLSKDVYNSEYYHFRQAWIPLRWMPPEAVLEDEFSTKSDVWSFGVLMWEVFTHGEMPYTPLADDEVLAGLQSGKTKLPAPEGCPSRLAKLMQRCWAPSPKDRPSFSELATTLGDSPADSKA